One part of the Pseudemcibacter aquimaris genome encodes these proteins:
- a CDS encoding NADP-dependent malic enzyme, translating into MVDKFKETSLRYHTEPTPGKMAIVPTTPLANQRDLARAYSPGVAFACEAIVDDPAAAADMTIRGNLVGVITNGSAVLGLGNIGPLASKPVMEGKAVLFKKFAGINVFDIEIDQPDPEKLIDTIAALEPTFGAINLEDIKAPECFVVEQALKERMNIPVFHDDQHGTAIVAAAAISNGLRIVEKDLADVKLVATGGGAASLACLDLLVTMGLKKENITLIDLSGVVYDGREANEYKKRYSRDTDARTLDDAIGGADVFLGLSAPGVLTGDMVKKMADKPFILALANPTPEITPEEAKEVRPDAIIATGRSDYPNQVNNVLCFPFLFRGALDVGATEINDEMKKACVWAIADLAYRESSDEVADAYRGEDLTFGPEYIIPKPFDPRLIIEIAPAVAQAAMDSGVATRPIEDMDAYREKIGNFIFKSNMLMQPILEDAKKDPKRVVYAEGENENVLRAVQAAVDEGMIHATLVGRPDVIAKRVETLGLRLSEGVDYEVINPQQDDRYREFYKAYHKIVGRKGVSKEAAKTIVRTNTTVIAAMAVKLGYHDAMICGTYGRFDFHIRYIIDIIGRKNPQQKISTLSVLILPGQTLFIADAFMDIDPTMDQIVESTIAASKQIELFGIKPKVALLSHSNFGSSKAPNAVKMQKAVKILRERAPGLEVDGEMHADAALNEDLRRQLIQDCALNGAANLLVFPSLDAANSALGLVKSVERGLLVGPILLGTAMPAHIVTPGVSARGILNMTAIAVKDAQNLEKENSHQWPI; encoded by the coding sequence ATGGTTGATAAATTTAAAGAAACTTCACTTCGTTACCATACGGAACCAACGCCGGGAAAAATGGCGATTGTTCCAACAACCCCGCTTGCCAACCAACGCGACCTTGCGCGTGCATATTCACCGGGTGTTGCCTTTGCCTGTGAAGCGATTGTTGATGATCCGGCCGCGGCCGCAGATATGACAATTCGTGGTAATCTGGTTGGTGTTATTACCAACGGTTCGGCCGTGCTTGGCCTTGGTAATATTGGCCCGCTTGCCAGTAAACCGGTGATGGAAGGGAAGGCCGTATTATTTAAAAAATTCGCCGGTATCAATGTGTTTGATATTGAAATTGATCAACCTGATCCTGAAAAATTGATTGATACGATTGCGGCGCTTGAGCCGACCTTTGGTGCCATCAACCTTGAAGATATTAAAGCGCCAGAATGTTTCGTTGTGGAACAAGCTCTTAAAGAACGCATGAATATTCCAGTATTTCATGATGATCAACATGGTACCGCCATTGTGGCCGCAGCGGCTATTTCAAACGGCCTAAGGATCGTTGAAAAAGACTTGGCGGACGTAAAACTTGTCGCTACGGGCGGTGGTGCCGCCTCGCTTGCGTGTCTTGATCTGCTTGTGACAATGGGACTTAAAAAAGAAAATATCACACTGATTGATTTAAGCGGTGTTGTTTATGATGGACGCGAGGCAAACGAATATAAGAAACGTTATTCGCGTGATACTGATGCTCGCACACTTGATGACGCGATTGGTGGGGCGGATGTGTTCCTTGGTCTTTCTGCGCCGGGTGTGCTGACGGGTGATATGGTTAAGAAAATGGCCGATAAGCCGTTTATTTTAGCACTTGCAAACCCCACACCGGAAATCACACCGGAAGAAGCAAAAGAAGTAAGACCGGACGCGATCATCGCAACCGGAAGATCCGATTATCCAAATCAGGTAAACAACGTGCTTTGTTTCCCGTTTCTTTTCCGCGGCGCACTTGATGTTGGTGCAACGGAAATCAATGATGAAATGAAGAAAGCATGCGTGTGGGCGATTGCCGATCTGGCGTACCGTGAAAGTTCCGATGAGGTTGCGGATGCTTACCGCGGCGAAGATTTAACATTTGGTCCGGAATATATTATCCCAAAACCGTTTGATCCGCGTCTGATTATTGAAATTGCGCCAGCGGTTGCCCAGGCGGCAATGGACAGTGGTGTTGCCACAAGACCGATCGAAGATATGGATGCTTACCGTGAAAAAATCGGTAATTTCATCTTTAAATCAAACATGTTGATGCAGCCGATCCTTGAAGACGCGAAAAAAGATCCGAAACGGGTCGTATATGCCGAAGGTGAAAATGAAAATGTGCTGCGTGCGGTTCAAGCCGCCGTTGACGAAGGCATGATCCATGCGACACTTGTTGGTCGTCCTGACGTGATTGCGAAACGTGTTGAAACGCTTGGATTAAGATTATCAGAAGGCGTAGATTACGAAGTGATCAACCCGCAGCAAGATGATCGTTACCGCGAATTTTATAAGGCGTACCATAAAATTGTGGGCCGCAAGGGTGTTTCCAAGGAAGCCGCCAAAACAATCGTGCGTACAAACACCACGGTGATTGCGGCCATGGCCGTGAAGCTTGGATATCATGATGCAATGATTTGCGGCACATATGGACGTTTCGATTTCCATATCCGTTATATTATCGACATTATCGGACGCAAAAACCCACAGCAGAAAATCTCGACGTTAAGTGTCTTGATCTTGCCAGGACAGACACTGTTTATCGCGGATGCCTTTATGGATATTGATCCAACCATGGACCAAATCGTGGAAAGCACGATTGCGGCGTCAAAGCAAATCGAACTGTTTGGTATTAAGCCGAAAGTGGCGCTGCTGTCCCATTCGAACTTTGGTTCATCAAAAGCACCGAATGCGGTTAAAATGCAAAAGGCCGTTAAAATTCTGCGTGAACGCGCACCGGGGCTTGAGGTTGACGGGGAAATGCACGCGGATGCCGCACTTAATGAAGATCTTCGTCGTCAATTAATTCAGGATTGCGCCCTTAATGGTGCGGCGAACTTGCTTGTGTTCCCATCACTTGATGCGGCCAATAGTGCGCTGGGCCTAGTGAAAAGTGTTGAGCGTGGCTTGCTTGTTGGTCCGATCCTGCTTGGTACGGCAATGCCGGCGCATATCGTGACACCGGGCGTAAGTGCACGTGGTATCTTGAACATGACAGCGATTGCGGTGAAAGATGCGCAAAATCTTGAAAAAGAAAACAGTCATCAATGGCCGATTTAA
- the guaB gene encoding IMP dehydrogenase, producing the protein MNIREALTFDDVLLVPQASEILPRQVQSKSALTKKITLNIPLISAAMDTVTEANMAIAMAQAGGLGVIHKNLSIAEQATEVQRVKKFESGMVVDPLTIHPDQTLNEAFELMSRAKISGIPVVERGNGKLVGILTNRDVRFATDMQQPVSELMTAEGLVTAEANVSTEEAKHLLHQNRIEKVIIVDNDYKCIGLVTVKDIEKAKLHPDACKDADGRLRAGAATSVGDDGYERAEALIDAGVDFLVVDTAHGHSRGVLDTIERIKKEYPDVQISGGNVATADAVRALADVGADVVKVGIGPGSICTTRIVAGVGVPQLTAIMDAVQAAQDVGVSIIADGGLKTSGDIAKAMAAGANAVMVGSLLAGTEDAPGEVFLHHGRSYKSYRGMGSIGAMSRGSADRYFQEDVSDNLKLVPEGIEGQVPYKGPTGNMIHQLVGGLKAAMGYTGSATIQDFHKNAEFVKISGAGLRESHVHDVTITRESPNYPSN; encoded by the coding sequence ATGAATATTCGCGAAGCACTCACATTCGATGATGTCCTGCTTGTTCCACAAGCGTCTGAAATACTCCCGCGTCAAGTACAGTCAAAGTCTGCCTTAACCAAAAAGATCACATTGAACATCCCGCTTATTTCAGCGGCGATGGATACTGTGACCGAAGCAAACATGGCGATTGCCATGGCACAGGCCGGTGGTCTTGGGGTAATTCATAAAAACCTTTCCATTGCTGAACAAGCCACAGAAGTTCAGCGTGTTAAAAAGTTTGAAAGCGGTATGGTTGTTGACCCATTAACGATCCACCCTGATCAAACCCTTAACGAAGCATTTGAATTAATGTCCCGTGCTAAAATTTCCGGTATTCCGGTTGTTGAACGTGGTAACGGTAAATTGGTTGGTATTCTTACCAACCGTGATGTTCGTTTCGCAACAGACATGCAGCAACCAGTTAGTGAACTGATGACAGCCGAAGGGCTTGTTACTGCAGAAGCAAATGTTTCAACAGAAGAAGCAAAACACCTTCTTCACCAAAACCGCATTGAGAAAGTAATCATCGTTGATAACGATTATAAATGTATCGGTCTTGTAACGGTTAAGGATATTGAAAAAGCAAAACTTCATCCGGATGCCTGTAAAGATGCGGATGGTCGTTTACGTGCTGGCGCTGCCACATCCGTTGGTGATGATGGTTATGAACGCGCAGAAGCATTGATTGATGCTGGTGTTGATTTCCTTGTTGTGGATACGGCACATGGTCATTCACGCGGTGTGCTTGATACAATTGAACGCATTAAAAAAGAATACCCGGATGTACAAATTTCCGGTGGTAACGTCGCAACAGCGGACGCGGTTCGCGCACTTGCGGATGTTGGTGCCGATGTTGTTAAGGTTGGAATCGGACCGGGTTCCATTTGTACAACACGTATTGTTGCTGGTGTTGGCGTTCCGCAATTAACGGCCATTATGGATGCGGTTCAAGCAGCACAAGACGTTGGCGTTTCCATTATTGCTGATGGTGGTCTTAAAACATCAGGCGATATTGCCAAGGCAATGGCCGCTGGCGCCAATGCGGTAATGGTTGGTTCACTGCTTGCTGGTACAGAAGACGCGCCGGGTGAAGTATTCCTTCATCATGGTCGTTCATATAAATCATACCGTGGCATGGGTTCCATCGGTGCCATGAGCCGCGGTTCCGCAGACCGTTACTTCCAGGAAGATGTATCAGATAATCTGAAACTGGTTCCGGAAGGGATCGAAGGACAAGTGCCTTATAAAGGGCCAACAGGCAATATGATTCATCAGCTTGTTGGTGGACTTAAGGCGGCAATGGGATATACCGGAAGTGCAACCATTCAGGATTTCCATAAAAACGCTGAATTCGTCAAGATATCCGGTGCGGGACTTAGGGAAAGTCATGTTCATGATGTGACCATCACCCGAGAGTCGCCAAACTATCCATCCAATTAG
- a CDS encoding Lrp/AsnC family transcriptional regulator yields MRHKFRNLKLDKIDHAILENLQNDGRISNADLADRVGLSQSACLRRVKGLEAEGVIEGYVAVVNQTAADLPDNVFVQITVEKQTKELLAEFERIVRECPQIMECYLMSGDADYMLRVIVSDASDYEKLHMDVLTALPGVSQIKSNFSLRTVTKKNDIPFQV; encoded by the coding sequence ATGAGACATAAATTTCGAAATCTGAAACTAGACAAGATCGATCATGCGATTCTGGAAAACCTTCAAAACGATGGCAGGATCAGTAACGCCGACCTCGCCGACCGTGTTGGTCTTTCACAGTCCGCCTGCCTGCGCCGTGTTAAGGGGCTTGAGGCAGAAGGCGTGATCGAAGGGTACGTGGCCGTGGTTAATCAAACGGCGGCTGACCTGCCCGATAATGTGTTCGTGCAAATCACCGTCGAAAAACAAACCAAGGAACTACTCGCCGAATTCGAACGCATCGTACGCGAATGCCCGCAGATCATGGAATGTTATCTGATGAGCGGTGATGCGGATTATATGTTACGGGTAATCGTATCGGACGCATCCGATTATGAAAAGCTGCACATGGACGTTTTAACCGCCCTGCCCGGCGTATCACAGATCAAATCAAACTTTTCCTTAAGAACAGTGACAAAGAAAAACGACATCCCGTTTCAGGTGTAA
- a CDS encoding RsmB/NOP family class I SAM-dependent RNA methyltransferase has product MLPSARIEAVVELTAEVAHSLKENGPAADVLVRKYFSTRRYAGSKDRRRVTTLLYDIVRRWGFLHDIADGDARKMVMAELEFAGDDPKKYFTGDKHAPDLITDDEVSFLQNIETEKLEHHRLNYPAWLEGPLKERFGDKFVQEMNALNDRAPLTLRIVRDAKKIFEYLDEKDIAYRKGIHANSAIIIEEHVQIRDWPIYRKGMVEIQDEAAQLAVKYVELRPGQQIMDLCAGAGGKSLTAAGYMQNKGQIYAFDISENRLKDLKVRAKRSNHHIFQSFVLTPKNRDRKLAEFESKMDRVILDVPCSGSGTWRRNPENRWRLTEAGLNEYIKTQRDLMIEAWDAVKPGGRVAYMTCSLLKSENEDQIEWFMNEYEDAKIIPIRKNGIEQLDGTLQLSPYSRGTDGFFVAILEKPAIKPETK; this is encoded by the coding sequence ATGTTACCATCCGCAAGAATAGAAGCCGTAGTTGAACTAACGGCTGAGGTCGCGCATTCCCTAAAGGAAAATGGCCCAGCTGCGGATGTATTGGTGCGTAAATATTTCAGCACTCGCCGTTATGCGGGATCAAAAGATCGCCGTCGGGTGACGACGCTATTATATGATATCGTTCGTCGGTGGGGTTTCTTACATGATATTGCTGATGGTGACGCACGTAAAATGGTGATGGCGGAACTTGAATTTGCGGGTGATGATCCAAAGAAATATTTTACCGGTGATAAACATGCGCCTGATCTTATCACCGATGATGAAGTTTCATTTTTACAAAATATTGAAACGGAAAAATTAGAACATCACCGCTTGAATTACCCTGCGTGGTTAGAAGGGCCACTTAAGGAACGATTTGGCGATAAGTTTGTTCAGGAAATGAACGCCCTTAATGACCGTGCGCCGTTGACGTTGCGCATTGTCAGGGACGCGAAAAAGATATTCGAATATCTGGATGAAAAGGATATCGCCTATAGAAAAGGTATCCATGCGAACAGCGCGATAATCATCGAAGAACATGTTCAAATCCGTGATTGGCCCATTTACCGTAAAGGTATGGTGGAAATTCAGGATGAAGCCGCGCAACTTGCGGTGAAATATGTTGAACTGCGTCCCGGGCAACAGATCATGGATTTATGTGCCGGTGCAGGTGGTAAATCGTTAACAGCCGCAGGGTATATGCAGAATAAAGGGCAGATTTATGCCTTTGATATTTCTGAGAACCGCCTTAAAGATTTAAAGGTTCGCGCGAAACGTTCCAATCATCATATTTTCCAGTCATTTGTATTGACCCCGAAAAACCGCGACCGAAAGCTTGCGGAATTTGAAAGTAAAATGGACCGTGTGATCCTAGATGTCCCGTGCAGCGGCAGCGGCACATGGCGCAGAAATCCTGAAAACCGTTGGCGTTTAACGGAAGCCGGGCTTAATGAATATATTAAGACACAACGTGATTTAATGATCGAAGCATGGGATGCGGTAAAACCGGGCGGCAGGGTCGCTTATATGACATGTTCCTTGCTTAAATCAGAAAATGAAGACCAGATTGAATGGTTCATGAATGAATATGAAGATGCCAAAATTATTCCAATCCGTAAAAACGGTATTGAACAATTGGATGGCACGCTACAATTAAGCCCGTATAGTCGTGGTACTGACGGTTTTTTTGTGGCAATCCTAGAGAAACCAGCTATAAAACCCGAAACTAAATAA
- the ald gene encoding alanine dehydrogenase, whose product MIIGCPKEIKVHEYRVGLTPSSASELIRNGHTVIMETNAGAGIGISDADYEAVGCEIIGSAAEVFEKAEMIVKVKEPQLNECAMLKPHHLLFTYLHLAADKPQTEALMASGCTAIAYETVTADDGSLPLLAPMSEVAGRMSIQAGAHALQKASGGRGILLGGVPGVAPAKVVVIGGGVSGMNAAEMAVGLGADVTVFDRNIDQMRYLDQRFRGSVKTVYSTQHALEEAVKEADLVVGAVLVAGAAAPKLVTAETAKQMKPGAVLVDISIDQGGCFENSKPTTHAEPTFVVDDVVYYCVANMPGAVAYTSTYALNNATLPFAVQLANKGWKQACQDDAHLANGINIQGGNVTFEAVATDLDLPYKAAEL is encoded by the coding sequence ATGATTATCGGATGTCCTAAAGAAATTAAAGTACATGAATACCGCGTTGGTCTTACACCATCAAGCGCATCAGAGCTAATCCGCAACGGTCACACAGTGATCATGGAAACAAATGCCGGTGCCGGTATCGGTATTTCAGATGCTGACTACGAAGCTGTTGGCTGTGAAATCATCGGTTCTGCAGCTGAAGTTTTTGAAAAAGCTGAAATGATCGTAAAGGTTAAAGAACCACAACTTAACGAATGTGCGATGCTTAAGCCTCATCACCTATTGTTCACATATCTTCATCTTGCGGCAGATAAGCCACAAACAGAAGCGCTAATGGCATCTGGCTGTACAGCGATTGCCTATGAAACAGTAACGGCTGATGATGGTTCGTTGCCGCTTCTTGCGCCAATGAGTGAAGTTGCAGGACGTATGTCAATCCAGGCTGGTGCACACGCACTTCAAAAAGCATCTGGCGGTCGTGGTATTCTTCTTGGTGGTGTACCTGGTGTTGCCCCTGCGAAGGTTGTTGTTATCGGCGGTGGTGTTTCAGGAATGAATGCGGCTGAAATGGCAGTTGGTCTTGGTGCTGACGTAACAGTATTTGACCGTAACATTGATCAAATGCGTTATCTTGATCAACGTTTCCGCGGTTCTGTGAAAACAGTTTACTCAACACAGCACGCTCTTGAAGAAGCGGTTAAAGAAGCTGACCTTGTGGTTGGTGCGGTTCTTGTTGCCGGTGCAGCAGCACCGAAGCTAGTAACAGCAGAAACAGCAAAACAAATGAAACCGGGTGCGGTTCTTGTTGATATTTCAATCGACCAAGGCGGTTGTTTTGAAAATTCAAAACCAACAACACACGCAGAGCCAACATTCGTTGTTGATGATGTTGTTTATTACTGTGTGGCAAACATGCCTGGTGCTGTTGCATACACATCAACATATGCGCTTAACAATGCGACACTTCCGTTCGCTGTTCAACTTGCAAACAAAGGTTGGAAGCAAGCATGTCAGGACGATGCGCACCTTGCTAACGGTATCAATATTCAAGGCGGAAACGTAACATTTGAAGCTGTTGCAACAGACCTTGATCTGCCATACAAAGCGGCTGAGCTTTAA
- a CDS encoding AEC family transporter, protein MLELTFLIFPIFLIILLGYVLRQVLIKDDSAWDHVNRLAYWVLFPCLLFNRTSVIDLDSFEFGPLSVAILGGFIAAISVSYWIGRMMKLSKPSITSIMQGGGRHNAFLALAVISRLYGEEGAMISAIIIAILVTVTNIVVNVSMTIMLSPGGSGIKNIMRDLRRNPLIISIALGIAFNMAGLGNMPIIHDLTLYIGDATTSVALLCVGAGLNLKAGSWQIAPTLAPFVGKLFIFPGLTYALATYYGLPQMVMLSAVIFAISPVGAASYPLAKQMGGDAPLMATITSLQTLLSVVTIPMVIVLLG, encoded by the coding sequence ATGCTCGAGCTAACCTTTCTGATCTTCCCGATTTTCTTAATCATCCTGCTCGGGTATGTATTAAGGCAGGTATTAATTAAGGACGACAGCGCGTGGGATCATGTGAACAGGCTGGCTTACTGGGTTTTGTTCCCGTGTCTTTTATTTAACCGGACATCGGTGATTGATCTGGATAGTTTTGAATTTGGCCCGCTTTCCGTGGCAATCCTTGGCGGGTTTATCGCCGCCATTTCCGTATCATACTGGATCGGGCGGATGATGAAACTGTCAAAACCAAGCATCACATCCATCATGCAGGGCGGCGGCAGGCATAATGCATTCCTCGCCCTCGCGGTCATAAGCCGCCTTTACGGCGAAGAAGGAGCAATGATCAGCGCCATCATCATTGCCATTCTTGTGACCGTGACCAACATCGTCGTCAATGTATCCATGACGATCATGTTATCACCGGGTGGATCGGGCATAAAAAACATCATGCGCGATTTGCGCCGTAACCCGCTGATTATATCCATCGCCCTCGGCATCGCGTTTAATATGGCAGGGCTCGGCAACATGCCAATCATCCATGACTTGACCCTATATATCGGCGACGCAACCACATCGGTGGCGCTGCTGTGTGTTGGTGCCGGATTGAATTTAAAGGCCGGATCATGGCAAATCGCACCAACCCTCGCCCCCTTTGTTGGTAAGCTATTCATTTTCCCGGGACTAACATACGCCCTCGCCACCTATTACGGCCTGCCGCAAATGGTCATGTTAAGCGCCGTAATCTTCGCCATATCCCCCGTCGGCGCCGCCAGCTACCCGCTTGCCAAACAAATGGGCGGCGATGCCCCGCTCATGGCAACGATAACATCACTGCAGACGTTGCTGTCGGTGGTGACAATCCCGATGGTGATTGTATTGTTGGGGTAG
- a CDS encoding glycosyltransferase yields the protein MSITIIIPTLKIDADLERLLDVLPDDVIIVNGGHETYSFKDRNVINTNPGRGLQLASGARFAKGDWLFFLHADSQLKRGWMQEMADHMENHPDKAFAFRLRFDDDGFFPRLLEYWVRFRCWAFAMPYGDQGLFISRELYDEIGGYNDMPLMEDVDIIKRIGRSRLRVSDHEIITSAEKYNKYGYIIRMFRNGFCLALYKLGVDPATIKKIY from the coding sequence ATGTCTATAACCATAATCATACCCACACTTAAGATTGATGCTGATCTGGAACGCTTGCTTGATGTTCTTCCGGATGATGTGATTATTGTAAACGGCGGGCATGAGACATATTCATTTAAAGACCGCAATGTCATCAATACCAATCCGGGGCGGGGATTACAGCTTGCGTCGGGCGCGCGGTTCGCCAAGGGCGATTGGTTATTCTTCCTGCATGCGGATAGTCAGTTAAAACGCGGCTGGATGCAGGAAATGGCGGATCATATGGAAAACCACCCTGATAAGGCATTTGCCTTTCGCTTACGGTTTGATGATGATGGCTTTTTTCCGCGTTTGTTGGAATATTGGGTGCGGTTCCGGTGTTGGGCATTTGCAATGCCATACGGGGATCAAGGCCTATTTATATCACGGGAATTATATGATGAAATTGGTGGTTATAATGATATGCCGTTGATGGAAGACGTGGATATCATTAAGCGCATCGGAAGATCGCGACTGCGTGTGTCGGACCATGAAATCATCACATCTGCAGAAAAATATAATAAATACGGTTATATCATTCGCATGTTCCGTAATGGTTTTTGTTTGGCCCTATATAAATTGGGCGTTGATCCCGCAACGATAAAGAAGATTTACTGA
- a CDS encoding TIGR04282 family arsenosugar biosynthesis glycosyltransferase produces MQKGTLVIFVKAPQMGRVKTRLARDIGKFRAWRFYRRTVSDLIKRVGSGNWNTVLCVSPDGYKGGFFDARYSIIPQGGGDLGQRMQRVFDEYASGPLVLIGGDIPSIGKHHIKNAFDALRDSDITFGPATDGGYWMVGMRRRTRRISPFFDVRWSTKHALSDTVENIDPINRISFTDMLSDVDEGGDL; encoded by the coding sequence ATGCAAAAAGGGACTTTGGTTATATTCGTTAAAGCGCCGCAGATGGGCCGGGTCAAAACCCGCCTCGCGCGCGATATCGGCAAGTTTCGCGCATGGCGGTTTTATCGCCGCACGGTTTCGGACTTAATCAAACGGGTGGGAAGCGGAAATTGGAACACGGTTCTTTGCGTATCGCCGGATGGCTATAAAGGCGGATTTTTTGATGCGCGTTACTCCATCATCCCCCAAGGCGGCGGCGACCTGGGGCAGCGCATGCAACGTGTGTTTGATGAATACGCATCCGGCCCACTCGTCCTAATCGGCGGCGATATCCCAAGTATTGGGAAGCATCACATCAAAAACGCATTCGACGCATTACGAGACAGCGACATCACATTCGGCCCCGCCACCGACGGCGGCTACTGGATGGTCGGCATGCGCAGGCGAACAAGACGCATCAGCCCCTTTTTCGACGTACGCTGGTCCACCAAACACGCCCTATCCGACACGGTAGAAAACATCGATCCGATTAATCGTATATCATTCACGGATATGCTCAGTGATGTGGATGAGGGCGGGGATCTTTAA
- a CDS encoding GIY-YIG nuclease family protein, whose amino-acid sequence MKNPFVYIMASKRNGTLYVGVTSDLVKRVFQHKEGTFKGYSKTYGTDMLVYYEQAENMEVAIVREKRMKDWKRLWKIRLIEEMNPDWKDLYYDIRD is encoded by the coding sequence ATGAAAAACCCTTTTGTTTATATAATGGCTTCGAAAAGAAACGGGACACTTTATGTTGGTGTGACGTCTGATTTGGTTAAGCGGGTGTTTCAACACAAAGAGGGTACATTTAAAGGCTACTCGAAAACATATGGTACCGACATGCTTGTTTATTATGAACAGGCAGAAAACATGGAAGTCGCCATCGTCCGCGAGAAACGAATGAAAGACTGGAAACGACTGTGGAAAATCAGGCTGATCGAAGAAATGAACCCTGACTGGAAAGATTTATATTATGACATCAGGGATTAA
- the guaA gene encoding glutamine-hydrolyzing GMP synthase: MTDRILIIDFGSQVTQLIARRVRESGVYSEIVPFNKAAEVLEEFNPKGIILSGGPNSVYDIETPRAPEAVFEMGVPVLGICYGEQTMCEQLGGKVEPSDEREFGRAFINVKKDSPLFDGFWEVGNDYQVWMSHGDKVDSIPDGFDVIATSGNAPYAAIANEEKQFYGVQFHPEVVHTLDGAKLLENFVKKIVGCKGDWTMASFRETEIAKIREQVGEGRVICGLSGGVDSSVVAVLLHEAIGDQLTCVFVDHGLMRANEADQVVTLFREHYHINLIHVDAEDMFLGKLAGVDDPEKKRKIIGGLFIDVFEEEAKKIGGADFLAQGTLYPDVIESVSFTGGPSVTIKSHHNVGGLPERMNMDLVEPLRELFKDEVRALGRELGLPEAFIERHPFPGPGLAIRVPGEVTKEKCDILRKADVIYLDEIKKAGLYNEIWQAFTVLLPVRTVGVMGDARTYEYVCALRAVTSTDGMTADYYPYEHDFLGRVSTRIINEVRGINRVVYDITSKPPGTIEWE; the protein is encoded by the coding sequence ATGACCGACCGTATTTTAATTATTGATTTTGGTTCCCAAGTAACACAACTAATCGCCCGCCGCGTTCGTGAAAGCGGTGTTTATTCGGAAATCGTTCCGTTTAACAAAGCAGCAGAAGTATTAGAAGAATTTAACCCGAAAGGTATCATCCTTTCCGGTGGCCCAAACAGCGTTTATGACATTGAAACACCACGTGCACCAGAAGCAGTGTTTGAAATGGGCGTTCCTGTGCTTGGTATTTGTTACGGTGAACAAACTATGTGTGAACAGCTTGGCGGTAAAGTTGAACCATCAGATGAACGTGAATTCGGTCGCGCGTTTATCAATGTGAAAAAAGACAGCCCGCTGTTTGATGGTTTCTGGGAAGTGGGTAATGATTATCAGGTTTGGATGAGCCACGGTGATAAAGTAGACAGCATTCCGGATGGTTTCGACGTGATTGCGACAAGTGGCAATGCGCCATATGCAGCAATCGCCAACGAAGAAAAGCAATTCTACGGCGTACAGTTTCACCCGGAAGTGGTTCACACGCTTGACGGTGCAAAATTACTTGAAAATTTCGTCAAGAAAATCGTTGGCTGTAAAGGCGATTGGACAATGGCATCTTTCCGTGAAACGGAAATCGCCAAAATCCGTGAACAGGTTGGTGAAGGGCGCGTAATTTGCGGTCTTTCCGGCGGTGTTGATAGTTCCGTTGTTGCGGTGCTTTTACACGAAGCCATCGGCGATCAATTAACATGTGTGTTTGTTGATCACGGCCTTATGCGCGCAAACGAAGCTGATCAGGTAGTGACATTGTTCCGTGAACATTATCATATCAACTTAATCCACGTTGATGCGGAAGATATGTTCCTTGGAAAACTTGCTGGTGTTGATGATCCGGAAAAGAAACGCAAAATCATTGGCGGTCTTTTCATTGATGTATTTGAGGAAGAAGCAAAGAAAATCGGCGGTGCCGATTTCCTTGCGCAAGGAACACTTTATCCGGATGTGATTGAAAGTGTATCATTCACTGGCGGCCCAAGTGTCACTATCAAATCGCACCATAACGTTGGTGGATTGCCGGAACGTATGAATATGGATCTTGTTGAACCTTTACGTGAACTGTTTAAAGACGAGGTTCGCGCCCTTGGTCGTGAACTAGGACTTCCGGAAGCATTCATTGAACGCCATCCGTTCCCTGGGCCAGGTCTTGCGATCCGTGTTCCGGGTGAGGTGACAAAGGAAAAATGCGACATCCTGCGTAAAGCGGATGTGATCTATCTTGATGAAATTAAAAAAGCCGGCCTTTATAACGAGATTTGGCAGGCATTCACAGTACTTTTACCAGTTCGTACAGTGGGTGTGATGGGTGATGCACGTACATATGAATATGTTTGTGCGCTGCGTGCGGTAACATCAACCGACGGCATGACTGCGGATTATTATCCATATGAACATGATTTCCTTGGTCGCGTTTCAACACGTATTATCAACGAAGTACGCGGCATTAACCGCGTCGTTTATGATATTACCTCAAAACCACCTGGAACGATTGAGTGGGAATAA